In one Arthrobacter jinronghuae genomic region, the following are encoded:
- a CDS encoding phage tail tape measure protein: MALNIGQLFGTLGLDATSFDRELVGAQDNLKAFGVAGAAVAAAAAVAIGAALSKGIADAIDMEAGNDRVQAQLGLTEEQAAVSGKAAGSVFSQNFGESMEEVQVGVSAVMSSIKGMRDASQADVEDMTKRMLTLADVFEIDVSRAAQVAGQMITSGFATDGVHAADLLTNALQKVPAAVREDILDAVDEYGPFMAQLGIAAETGMGLLVNASDKGMYGIDKLGDALKEFTIRSTDMSTASGAAYEALGMDQQEMSNKLLAGGVDAQTAFGDIIHGLQEIEDPSARAAAAIALFGTPLEDLGVNEIPEFLGQIDPMGDAFDSVAGASDKAMADVASNAKAGFEGFKRQAQTALIDFVNVNIMPTLSTFAGFLNNTVGPAVTQLGAWVTANALPALQAFGNWFSQNQGTIGIIATVIGALLIPVFIRLAVQAALTAAAHVTAWALMSAGAVKAGALYVAQSYRMIGSFVATAASMAVTAAGVVAGWVLMGAQALIQGARMAAGWILAMGPIGWIITAVVALVALVIANWDKVSAFTSAAWSKITGVLSGFWNNTVGMFKDFWGHITGAVSAAWDKVQSIIGVAWTIISTIFTTYISVVTTIFKAGWEIIQTVVATVLAVIIAIFTGKFGEIGGLVSSGWNKIVGFFGGAMTAIWGLVQGMWAQLVNITRSIWEPIVGFFTGLWDGVKAIFTAVWDFIVGYYMTVWGLLTGQSTGAADQVRQIIANAFEAVKSFIMDIWNGIIGFLAGAWENIKSTTVNVFNAIVDFVASIPGRILSGLAAIGGFAIQMGQWVLSMKDAAVDKFLGLVGWVKELPGKILDALGNMGSLLKNAGVQIITGFLDGLKQKYEDVKNFVGGIGDWIADHKGPKAYDLALLVPAGGWIMTGLQEGLRSQMGALKGTLGDVSSMIETGIQPELAVTGSYAGTGGWADQRDYGFSNTPAPVHTRTSTAYISIPDSTTPRATAVKVARVLEGAV; the protein is encoded by the coding sequence ATGGCACTGAACATTGGCCAGCTGTTCGGCACCCTCGGCCTCGACGCCACGAGCTTCGACCGCGAACTGGTGGGCGCCCAGGACAATCTGAAGGCGTTCGGGGTGGCCGGTGCTGCTGTCGCTGCTGCTGCCGCTGTCGCTATCGGGGCCGCCCTGTCCAAGGGCATCGCGGATGCGATCGACATGGAAGCCGGCAACGACCGTGTGCAGGCGCAGCTGGGCCTCACTGAGGAGCAGGCCGCAGTATCGGGCAAGGCCGCTGGCTCTGTGTTCTCCCAGAACTTCGGCGAATCCATGGAGGAAGTGCAGGTCGGCGTCTCGGCGGTCATGTCCTCCATCAAGGGTATGCGGGACGCCTCCCAGGCCGACGTCGAAGACATGACCAAGCGGATGCTCACCCTTGCGGACGTCTTCGAAATCGACGTCTCCCGGGCGGCCCAGGTCGCCGGGCAGATGATCACCTCGGGCTTCGCGACGGACGGCGTTCACGCAGCTGACCTGCTCACGAACGCGCTGCAGAAGGTCCCGGCAGCGGTCCGCGAGGACATCCTCGACGCAGTGGACGAATACGGGCCCTTCATGGCTCAGCTCGGCATCGCCGCTGAAACAGGCATGGGCCTGCTTGTGAACGCCTCAGACAAGGGCATGTACGGCATCGACAAGCTCGGTGACGCTTTGAAAGAGTTCACGATCCGGTCCACGGATATGTCGACCGCTTCCGGGGCAGCCTATGAGGCGCTGGGCATGGACCAGCAGGAGATGAGCAACAAGCTCCTCGCTGGCGGCGTGGACGCCCAGACCGCGTTCGGGGACATCATCCACGGGCTGCAGGAGATTGAAGACCCGTCTGCCCGTGCGGCGGCAGCGATTGCCCTGTTCGGCACCCCGTTGGAAGACCTCGGCGTCAACGAGATCCCGGAGTTCCTTGGTCAGATCGACCCGATGGGCGACGCTTTCGATTCCGTGGCCGGGGCCTCCGACAAGGCGATGGCAGATGTTGCCTCCAACGCGAAGGCCGGGTTCGAAGGCTTCAAGCGGCAGGCGCAGACCGCGCTGATCGACTTCGTCAACGTCAACATCATGCCGACCCTGTCGACGTTCGCCGGGTTCCTGAACAACACTGTGGGCCCGGCTGTCACCCAGCTGGGCGCGTGGGTCACGGCCAACGCTCTACCCGCCCTGCAGGCCTTCGGGAACTGGTTCTCACAGAACCAGGGAACCATCGGCATCATCGCCACCGTCATCGGTGCGCTGCTGATCCCGGTGTTCATCCGGTTGGCAGTTCAGGCCGCCCTGACCGCAGCCGCTCATGTAACCGCGTGGGCGCTCATGTCGGCCGGTGCCGTCAAGGCCGGGGCCCTGTACGTCGCCCAGTCGTACAGGATGATCGGCAGCTTCGTTGCCACTGCTGCGTCCATGGCCGTTACCGCGGCCGGGGTCGTGGCTGGGTGGGTCCTCATGGGCGCGCAAGCCCTCATCCAGGGTGCCCGCATGGCCGCCGGCTGGATCCTCGCCATGGGTCCCATCGGCTGGATCATCACCGCCGTCGTGGCACTCGTCGCCCTTGTCATCGCCAATTGGGACAAGGTCTCAGCGTTCACCTCCGCAGCCTGGTCGAAGATCACCGGTGTGCTGAGCGGGTTCTGGAACAACACGGTCGGCATGTTCAAGGACTTCTGGGGGCACATCACCGGTGCCGTATCCGCGGCGTGGGACAAGGTGCAGTCAATCATCGGTGTGGCTTGGACGATCATCTCCACGATCTTCACTACGTACATCAGCGTGGTGACCACGATCTTCAAGGCTGGATGGGAGATCATCCAGACCGTTGTGGCTACGGTCCTGGCCGTCATCATCGCGATCTTCACCGGCAAGTTCGGGGAAATCGGCGGGCTCGTCTCCTCGGGGTGGAACAAGATCGTCGGCTTCTTCGGCGGTGCCATGACGGCCATCTGGGGCCTCGTGCAGGGCATGTGGGCGCAGCTGGTCAACATCACACGCAGCATCTGGGAGCCGATCGTAGGGTTCTTCACCGGCCTCTGGGATGGCGTGAAGGCCATCTTCACCGCGGTGTGGGACTTCATTGTCGGCTACTACATGACTGTTTGGGGGCTGCTGACCGGGCAGTCGACAGGCGCCGCGGATCAGGTACGGCAGATCATTGCCAATGCCTTCGAGGCAGTGAAGTCCTTCATCATGGACATCTGGAACGGCATCATCGGGTTCCTGGCGGGCGCGTGGGAGAACATCAAGTCCACCACGGTGAACGTCTTCAACGCCATCGTGGACTTCGTAGCCAGCATCCCGGGCCGGATCCTGTCCGGGTTGGCCGCCATCGGCGGGTTCGCTATCCAGATGGGCCAGTGGGTCCTGAGCATGAAGGACGCCGCCGTCGACAAGTTCCTCGGCCTGGTCGGCTGGGTGAAGGAACTTCCCGGCAAAATCCTCGATGCCCTCGGCAATATGGGGTCGTTGCTGAAGAACGCCGGTGTGCAGATCATCACCGGATTCCTTGACGGGCTCAAGCAGAAGTACGAGGACGTCAAGAACTTCGTCGGCGGCATCGGTGACTGGATCGCGGACCATAAGGGCCCGAAAGCCTATGACCTTGCCCTGCTGGTTCCTGCCGGCGGCTGGATCATGACCGGCTTGCAGGAAGGCCTGCGTTCCCAGATGGGCGCGCTCAAGGGGACCCTCGGGGACGTGTCTTCCATGATCGAGACCGGCATCCAACCGGAGCTTGCGGTCACGGGCTCCTATGCGGGCACAGGAGGTTGGGCGGACCAGCGGGACTACGGGTTCTCGAACACGCCCGCCCCGGTCCACACCCGGACCTCGACCGCCTACATCTCTATCCCCGATTCGACTACGCCACGGGCCACCGCGGTGAAGGTTGCACGCGTCCTGGAAGGGGCTGTCTAG
- a CDS encoding DUF7426 family protein — MAFKDLAEVLDDTLRIPLNGKEYVIHGVTAESGLWFQAIVEAGKAQADAQRKAKETGTDAPEEIELPADVERVLEAGRNRDLQREALGDALDELISDGVSQVRINHLAQTVVLWTVAGRDQAEEYFNSGGKAVPPNRAARRTATRTRTGAASTKTGSRTTTSTPKGTAKGARGKTS; from the coding sequence TTGGCTTTCAAAGACCTCGCAGAAGTCCTCGACGACACCCTGCGCATCCCCCTCAACGGCAAGGAATACGTCATCCACGGCGTGACCGCCGAGTCCGGACTCTGGTTTCAGGCGATCGTGGAAGCGGGTAAGGCGCAGGCCGACGCCCAGCGTAAGGCCAAGGAGACCGGCACGGACGCTCCCGAGGAGATTGAACTCCCCGCCGACGTCGAGCGGGTCCTGGAAGCGGGCCGGAACCGGGACCTGCAGCGTGAAGCCCTCGGTGACGCCCTGGATGAGCTGATCTCCGACGGCGTCTCCCAGGTCCGCATCAACCACCTCGCCCAGACCGTTGTGCTCTGGACGGTTGCCGGCCGCGACCAGGCAGAGGAGTACTTCAACTCCGGGGGAAAAGCGGTGCCGCCCAACAGGGCGGCGCGCCGAACGGCGACCCGAACCCGTACGGGCGCGGCGAGTACAAAGACGGGCTCTCGGACTACTACGAGTACCCCGAAGGGCACGGCAAAGGGCGCACGTGGAAAGACATCCTGA